In Myotis daubentonii chromosome 16, mMyoDau2.1, whole genome shotgun sequence, one DNA window encodes the following:
- the LOC132218103 gene encoding asialoglycoprotein receptor 1-like: MTKEYQDLQHLDNEENDHQIRRGPPPPRPLFQRLCSGPRLLLLSLGLSLLLLVVVCVIGSQNSTLKEELRALRETFSNFTVSTEAEVKDLRIQGGGVGRKMKSLESQLEKQQQELSQDHSSLLLHVKTFVSDIRSLSCQLAILQGNGSEKNCCPINWVEHEGSCYWFSRTAKPWPEAEKYCQLENGHLVVVGSWEEQRFVQHHMGPVNTWMGLTDQDGPWRWIDGSDYEKGFQNWRPDQPDDWTGHGLGGGEDCAHLTDDGRWNDDVCRRPYRWVCEAELGRPTQEPPLP; this comes from the exons atgACCAAGGAGTATCAGGATCTTCAGCACCTGGACAACGAGGAGAATGACCATCAGATCAGACGAG GGCCGCCTCCTCCCCGACCACTCTTCCAACGGCTCTGCTCCGGCCCCCgcctcctcctgctctccctgggcctcagcctcctgcTGCTGGTGGTTGTCTGTGTGATCGGATCCCAGA ACTCCACGCTGAAGGAGGAGCTGCGGGCCCTGAGAGAGACCTTCAGCAACTTCACCGTGAGCACAGAGGCCGAGGTCAAGGACCTGCGCatccagg gaggaggtgtgggcAGGAAGATGAAGTCCTTGGAGTCCCAACTGGAGAAACAGCAGCAGGAGCTGAGTCAAG ATCACTCCAGCTTGCTGCTCCACGTGAAGACCTTTGTGTCTGACATACGAAGCCTGAGCTGCCAGCTGGCCATCCTCCAGGGCAATG gctctgagAAGAACTGCTGCCCTATTAACTGGGTGGAGCATGAAGGCAGCTGCTATTGGTTCTCTCGGACTGCGAAGCCCTGGCCGGAGGCTGAGAAGTACTGCCAGCTGGAGAACGGGCACCTGGTGGTGGTCGGCTcctgggaggagcag agaTTTGTCCAGCACCACATGGGCCCTGTGAACACCTGGATGGGCCTCACTGACCAAGATGGGCCCTGGAGATGGATAGACGGGTCGGACTACGAGAAGGGCTtcca GAACTGGAGGCCAGATCAGCCAGACGACTGGACCGGGCACGGGCTTGGGGGAGGCGAGGACTGTGCCCACCTCACAGATGATGGCCGCTGGAATGATGACGTCTGCCGGAGGCCCTACCGCTGGGTCTGCgaggcagagctgggcaggcCCACCCAGGAGCCTCCGCTCCCCTAA